A part of Plasmodium coatneyi strain Hackeri chromosome 8, complete sequence genomic DNA contains:
- a CDS encoding Peptidyl-prolyl cis-trans isomerase: protein MSRSKVFFDISIDNKSAGRIVFELFSDITPRTCENFKSLCVGDKVGSKGKNLHYKNSIFHRIIPQFMCQGGDITNGNGSGGESIYGRSFTDENFKMKHDQPGLLSMANAGPNTNSSQFFITLVPCPWLDGKHVVFGKVIEGMNVVRDMEKEGANSGYVKRPVVVTNCGEI from the coding sequence ATGAGTAGGAGCAAAGTTTTCTTTGATATTTCCATTGACAACAAAAGTGCTGGAAGAATTGTATTCGAGCTGTTCAGTGACATCACCCCGAGaacatgtgaaaattttaagtcCCTCTGTGTAGGTGATAAAGTAGGTTCCAAGGGAAAGAACCTACATTACAAGAATTCCATTTTCCATCGAATTATTCCTCAGTTTATGTGCCAAGGAGGAGACATAACAAATGGAAACGGATCTGGTGGAGAGTCCATATATGGAAGATCCTTCACtgatgaaaattttaaaatgaagcatGACCAACCAGGATTACTCTCTATGGCTAATGCAGGACCGAACACGAATTCGTCTCagttttttattactttGGTTCCATGCCCATGGTTAGATGGAAAGCACGTTGTTTTTGGAAAGGTCATCGAGGGCATGAACGTTGTAAGGGACATGGAGAAAGAAGGCGCTAATAGCGGCTATGTCAAAAGACCAGTTGTCGTTACCAACTGTGGAGAAATTTAA